A genomic region of Panulirus ornatus isolate Po-2019 chromosome 24, ASM3632096v1, whole genome shotgun sequence contains the following coding sequences:
- the LOC139757112 gene encoding PDZ domain-containing protein 11-like isoform X1, with amino-acid sequence MESSSMVELPAYEYAPRWVPLVERSHHPDYNNDMKLFLIRTVTLMREKVSDALGFNIRGGKEHFCGIFLSKVMPNTEAERLGLREADQIVSVNGTDFEDIEHARAVKILKSNTEIVMQVRYFPYGYKKTYEKVQNASAGVTLS; translated from the exons ATGGAGTCCTCGTCAATGGTTGAACTTCCTGCATACGAGTATGCACCTCGTTGGGTGCCACTGGTAGAG CGTTCTCATCATCCAGACTATAACAACGATATGAAGTTGTTCTTGATAAGGACTGTCACTCTCATGAGGGAAAAGGTGTCTGATGCT CTTGGGTTTAACATTCGAGGAGGCAAAGAACATTTCTGTGGAATATTTCTCTCCAAAGTAATGCCCAACACAGAAGCTGAACGTTTAGGGTTGAGAGAAGCTGATCAAATTGTCTCTGTCAATGGAACTGATTTTGAGGACATTGAACATGCCAGAGCAGTGAAAATTCTTAAATCCAACACAGAGATAGTGATGCAGGTCCGGTACTTCCCATATGGATACAAGAAAACATATGAGAAGGTGCAAAATGCCAGTGCAGGAGTAACTCTCAGCTGA
- the LOC139757112 gene encoding PDZ domain-containing protein 11-like isoform X2 produces the protein MVSTFHLKPSSSSTLRSHHPDYNNDMKLFLIRTVTLMREKVSDALGFNIRGGKEHFCGIFLSKVMPNTEAERLGLREADQIVSVNGTDFEDIEHARAVKILKSNTEIVMQVRYFPYGYKKTYEKVQNASAGVTLS, from the exons ATGGTATCTACTTTTCATCTCAAGCCAAGTAGTTCGTCTACACTG CGTTCTCATCATCCAGACTATAACAACGATATGAAGTTGTTCTTGATAAGGACTGTCACTCTCATGAGGGAAAAGGTGTCTGATGCT CTTGGGTTTAACATTCGAGGAGGCAAAGAACATTTCTGTGGAATATTTCTCTCCAAAGTAATGCCCAACACAGAAGCTGAACGTTTAGGGTTGAGAGAAGCTGATCAAATTGTCTCTGTCAATGGAACTGATTTTGAGGACATTGAACATGCCAGAGCAGTGAAAATTCTTAAATCCAACACAGAGATAGTGATGCAGGTCCGGTACTTCCCATATGGATACAAGAAAACATATGAGAAGGTGCAAAATGCCAGTGCAGGAGTAACTCTCAGCTGA